A genomic segment from Bradyrhizobium diazoefficiens USDA 110 encodes:
- a CDS encoding alcohol dehydrogenase, protein MALMRRQSLVKFDAPLCETIVDTPKPKGAEVLVRIERCGLCHSDLHIQDGYADLGGGKKLDTTRGMTLPFTLGHEIAGVVDEVGPDVPGGLVGSKKAVFPWIGCGQCRDCANGDENLCVKQRFLGVSIDGGFATHVLVPDAKYLLDYDPLPVNQAATLMCSGVTAYGALKRLVDRPRQRNLLLIGLGGVGMMGLSFAQATFKQPITVADLSPAARDTALKNGAANAYDPAEPDVIKRILKETEGGFDEIVDFAGNEKSMAFAVAVAARGGKIVVSGLMGGQFTLPMVQWVYKRMTIEGFMVGTLAEAKELMALARAGKIKPTPMREEPMGDVQKWIDELRAGKVVGRIVLKN, encoded by the coding sequence ATGGCGTTGATGCGTCGGCAGTCGCTGGTCAAGTTCGATGCGCCCTTGTGCGAGACCATCGTCGACACGCCAAAGCCGAAAGGCGCCGAGGTGCTGGTGCGCATCGAGCGCTGCGGCCTCTGCCATTCGGATCTGCACATCCAGGACGGCTATGCCGATCTCGGCGGCGGCAAGAAGCTCGACACCACGCGCGGCATGACGCTGCCCTTCACGCTCGGCCACGAGATTGCCGGCGTCGTCGATGAAGTCGGCCCCGACGTTCCGGGCGGCCTCGTCGGCAGCAAGAAGGCGGTGTTTCCGTGGATCGGCTGCGGCCAGTGCCGCGACTGCGCCAATGGCGACGAGAACCTCTGCGTCAAGCAGCGCTTCCTCGGCGTCTCCATCGACGGCGGTTTCGCCACCCACGTGCTTGTGCCCGACGCGAAATATCTGCTCGACTACGATCCCCTGCCCGTCAACCAGGCCGCGACGCTGATGTGCTCCGGCGTCACCGCCTACGGCGCGCTCAAGCGCCTGGTCGACCGTCCGCGCCAGCGCAACCTGCTGCTGATCGGCCTCGGCGGCGTCGGCATGATGGGCCTGTCGTTCGCGCAGGCGACGTTCAAGCAGCCGATCACGGTCGCCGATCTCTCGCCGGCCGCGCGCGACACCGCACTGAAGAACGGCGCAGCCAACGCCTACGATCCGGCCGAGCCCGACGTGATCAAGCGCATCCTCAAGGAGACCGAAGGCGGCTTTGACGAGATCGTCGATTTCGCCGGCAACGAGAAGTCGATGGCGTTTGCGGTCGCGGTCGCCGCGCGCGGCGGCAAGATCGTGGTCTCCGGCCTGATGGGCGGCCAGTTCACGCTGCCCATGGTGCAATGGGTCTACAAGCGCATGACCATCGAAGGCTTCATGGTCGGCACGCTTGCGGAGGCCAAGGAGCTGATGGCACTCGCCCGCGCCGGCAAGATCAAGCCGACGCCGATGCGCGAGGAGCCGATGGGCGACGTCCAGAAATGGATCGACGAATTGCGCGCCGGCAAGGTCGTCGGCCGCATCGTGCTGAAGAACTGA
- the rsmA gene encoding 16S rRNA (adenine(1518)-N(6)/adenine(1519)-N(6))-dimethyltransferase RsmA, whose protein sequence is MSAIDDLPPLREVIRQHALSARKSLGQNFLLDLNLTARIARAAAPLDNSTIVEIGPGPGGLTRALLALGARRVVAIEHDERAIPALQDISARYPGRLEIVHGDAMTFDPRPLLNGESAKIVANLPYNIATQLLINWLTTEPWPPWYDMMVLMFQREVGERIVAREDEEAYGRLGVLANWRCETKILFDIAPSAFVPPPKVTSSVVRLVPRAEPLPCDRKMLEQVAAAAFGQRRKMLRQSLKSLGVDPARLAQAAGVDATRRAETIPISGFVAMARELADIRSEG, encoded by the coding sequence ATGAGCGCGATCGACGACCTCCCGCCACTGCGCGAGGTCATTCGCCAGCACGCGCTGTCGGCCCGCAAATCGCTCGGCCAGAATTTCCTGCTCGATCTCAACCTCACCGCGCGCATCGCGCGCGCGGCGGCGCCACTGGACAACTCCACCATCGTCGAGATCGGCCCGGGCCCGGGAGGACTAACCCGCGCCCTGCTTGCGCTCGGCGCTAGGCGCGTCGTCGCCATCGAGCATGACGAGCGCGCGATCCCCGCCCTGCAAGATATTTCCGCGCGCTATCCCGGCCGGCTTGAGATCGTCCACGGCGATGCCATGACCTTCGACCCGCGTCCGCTGCTCAATGGCGAAAGCGCAAAGATCGTCGCCAACCTGCCCTACAACATCGCGACCCAGCTTCTGATCAACTGGCTCACCACCGAACCATGGCCGCCCTGGTACGACATGATGGTCCTGATGTTCCAGCGCGAGGTCGGCGAGCGCATCGTGGCGCGCGAGGACGAGGAAGCCTATGGCCGCCTCGGCGTGCTCGCTAACTGGCGCTGCGAGACGAAGATCCTGTTCGACATCGCGCCGTCCGCCTTCGTGCCGCCGCCGAAGGTCACCTCCTCCGTCGTACGCCTGGTGCCGCGCGCCGAGCCCCTGCCATGCGATCGAAAAATGCTCGAGCAGGTCGCGGCGGCCGCGTTCGGCCAGCGCCGCAAGATGCTGCGGCAAAGCCTGAAATCGCTCGGCGTCGATCCGGCGCGGCTTGCGCAGGCCGCCGGCGTCGATGCGACGCGGCGCGCCGAGACCATTCCGATATCCGGCTTTGTTGCCATGGCGCGTGAATTGGCGGATATACGCAGCGAAGGCTAA
- the pdxA gene encoding 4-hydroxythreonine-4-phosphate dehydrogenase PdxA, whose protein sequence is MANHAAKPLALTLGEPAGIGPDITIAGWLRRRELNLPAFYLLGDEALIARRAKTLDKTLGKALGAEIRIASVSAHEAAAAFTEALPVVATGERATAEPGQPDASSAPAALASIRQAVADVRAGRAGAVVTNPIAKSVLYRAGFRHPGHTEFLAELAAKDGRVPQPVMMLWSPRLAVVPVTIHVSLRDALSQLTSELIVSTVRIVATELKSRFGIARPRIAVSGLNPHAGEDGSLGHEEQTIIAPALKTLRNDGIDARGPLPADTMFHEAARSSYDCAVCMYHDQALIPIKTVAFDDAVNVTLGLPFIRTSPDHGTAFDIAGTGKANPASLIAALELASRMAAAKT, encoded by the coding sequence TGACCCTGGGAGAGCCTGCCGGCATCGGCCCCGACATCACGATCGCAGGCTGGCTCCGGCGCCGCGAGCTGAACCTGCCCGCCTTCTACCTGCTCGGCGACGAGGCGCTGATCGCGCGGCGCGCCAAGACACTGGACAAGACCCTGGGTAAGGCGCTCGGCGCCGAGATCCGGATCGCCTCCGTGAGCGCACACGAAGCCGCGGCCGCCTTCACCGAAGCCCTGCCGGTGGTTGCGACCGGCGAGCGCGCCACGGCCGAACCCGGCCAGCCCGACGCCTCGAGCGCGCCGGCTGCGCTCGCCTCGATCCGCCAGGCGGTGGCCGATGTCCGGGCCGGCCGCGCCGGCGCCGTCGTCACCAATCCGATCGCCAAGAGCGTGCTCTACCGCGCGGGCTTCCGCCATCCCGGCCACACCGAATTCCTCGCCGAGCTCGCCGCAAAGGACGGCCGCGTGCCGCAGCCGGTGATGATGCTGTGGTCGCCGCGGCTCGCCGTGGTGCCCGTGACCATCCACGTCTCCTTGCGCGATGCGCTGTCCCAGCTCACGAGCGAATTGATCGTCTCGACCGTGCGCATCGTCGCGACCGAACTGAAATCCCGCTTCGGCATCGCGCGGCCGCGTATCGCGGTCTCCGGACTCAATCCGCACGCCGGCGAGGACGGCTCGCTCGGCCACGAGGAGCAGACCATCATCGCGCCTGCGCTCAAGACATTGCGCAACGACGGCATCGACGCCAGGGGGCCGCTGCCCGCCGACACCATGTTCCACGAGGCCGCGCGCAGCAGCTATGACTGCGCGGTCTGCATGTATCACGACCAGGCGCTGATCCCGATCAAGACGGTCGCCTTCGACGACGCCGTCAACGTCACGCTCGGCCTGCCCTTCATCCGTACCTCGCCCGATCACGGCACCGCCTTCGACATCGCCGGCACCGGCAAAGCCAATCCGGCGAGCCTGATCGCAGCGCTTGAGCTCGCCAGCCGCATGGCGGCTGCCAAGACCTGA